In one Sphingomonas sp. S1-29 genomic region, the following are encoded:
- a CDS encoding acetyl-CoA C-acetyltransferase — protein sequence MPEIVIVAAKRTPVGSFLGAFATTPAHELGRIAIEAALEQAGIKGEDVSEVILGQVLTAAQGQNPARQASMAAGVPKEVPAWGVNQVCGSGLRSVALGMQAIANGDATIVVAGGQESMSLSAHALPMRAGTKMGDASLVDTMIKDGLTDVFNGYHMGITAENLAEQYQVTRADQDAFAVRSQNRAEAARAAGRFKDEIAPVTIKGRKGDTIVSDDEYIRAGATVDGIAGLRPAFKKDGSVTAANASGLNDGAAALVLMTAEEAQRRGITPLATIKSFASAGVDPSIMGIGPVPASRRALEKAGWTVGDLDLIEANEAFAAQALAVGKDMGWDTERVNVNGGAIAIGHPIGASGARVLTTLLYEMQKRDAKKGLATLCIGGGMGIAMCVERA from the coding sequence ATGCCCGAAATCGTCATCGTCGCCGCCAAGCGCACCCCCGTCGGCAGCTTCCTCGGCGCCTTCGCCACCACCCCCGCGCACGAACTCGGCCGCATCGCGATCGAAGCAGCGCTCGAACAGGCCGGCATCAAGGGCGAGGACGTGTCCGAAGTGATCCTGGGCCAGGTCCTCACCGCCGCGCAGGGGCAGAACCCCGCGCGCCAGGCATCGATGGCAGCGGGGGTTCCCAAGGAAGTCCCTGCCTGGGGCGTCAACCAGGTCTGCGGCTCGGGGCTCCGCTCGGTCGCGCTCGGCATGCAGGCGATCGCCAATGGCGACGCGACGATCGTCGTCGCGGGCGGCCAGGAAAGCATGTCGCTGTCGGCGCACGCGCTGCCGATGCGCGCGGGCACCAAGATGGGCGACGCCAGCCTGGTCGATACGATGATCAAGGACGGGCTCACCGACGTCTTCAACGGCTATCACATGGGCATCACCGCCGAGAATCTCGCCGAGCAATATCAGGTCACCCGCGCCGACCAGGATGCATTCGCGGTCCGCTCGCAGAACCGCGCCGAAGCCGCCCGCGCCGCCGGTCGCTTCAAGGACGAGATCGCACCGGTGACGATCAAGGGCCGCAAGGGTGATACGATCGTCAGCGACGACGAATATATCCGCGCCGGCGCCACCGTCGACGGCATCGCCGGGCTCCGCCCCGCCTTCAAGAAGGACGGCAGCGTCACCGCCGCCAACGCCAGCGGCCTCAACGACGGCGCGGCCGCGCTGGTGCTGATGACCGCCGAGGAAGCGCAGCGCCGCGGCATCACCCCGCTCGCAACGATCAAGAGCTTCGCCAGCGCCGGCGTCGATCCCTCGATCATGGGAATCGGCCCCGTCCCGGCGAGTCGCCGCGCGCTTGAGAAGGCGGGCTGGACCGTCGGCGACCTCGACCTCATCGAAGCCAACGAAGCCTTCGCCGCGCAGGCGCTCGCGGTGGGCAAGGACATGGGCTGGGATACCGAGCGGGTAAACGTCAACGGCGGCGCGATCGCGATCGGCCACCCGATCGGCGCGAGCGGCGCGCGCGTGCTGACGACGCTGCTCTACGAGATGCAAAAGCGCGATGCGAAGAAGGGGTTGGCGACGTTGTGCATCGGCGGCGGCATGGGGATCGCGATGTGCGTCGAGCGCGCGTGA